In one window of Vanessa atalanta chromosome 10, ilVanAtal1.2, whole genome shotgun sequence DNA:
- the LOC125066672 gene encoding early growth response protein 3-like isoform X1: MLSVFAMRRPEDEELGGRGDGDEFVDISHMQLLVEAGPSGLHYGGPQPPLAQPQPYAQLPAHTSPVTATATSTTASVDDLFALYFTPTTHGTLPGDELSLGCSPRRHKHEASLSPGARAEDASNASSASASLYATPMGGKRAPSPPLQWLLPSGPGPGSVDKYFQQEYEERIELLPPECQPSYCPPPQACPQQHCEYRPQPQQQPQHSWETQEYASAPQPTPGPSGIPKREPYPSPASDRPVQLAEFNQSTSKGHEILSQVYQQSAQPLRLVAVKPRKYPNRPSKTPVHERPYACPVEGCDRRFSRSDELTRHIRIHTGQKPFQCRICMRSFSRSDHLTTHVRTHTGEKPFACDVCGRKFARSDEKKRHAKVHLKQRLKRERGGGGPTHHHEPHPHAPL; this comes from the exons ATGCTCTCGGTGTTCGCGATGCGTCGGCCGGAGGACGAGGAGCTAGGCGGTCGCGGCGACGGCGACGAGTTCGTGGACATCTCACATATGCAACTACTTGTAGAGGCAGGCCCGAGCGGGTTGCACTACGGCGGTCCGCAACCACCTCTTGCGCAGCCGCAGCCCTACGCTCAACTGCCTGCGCACACATCCCCAGTGACGGCCACGGCCACCTCCACTACCGCCTCCGTCGACGACTTGTTTGCCCTCTATTTTACACCAACCACCCATG GTACTTTGCCAGGCGATGAGTTGTCGCTGGGATGTTCGCCGCGGCGACACAAACATGAGGCTTCATTGTCTCCCGGTGCGCGCGCCGAGGACGCCAGTAATGCGTCAAGCGCAAGCGCCTCGCTATATGCAACACCGATGGGTGGCAAACGCGCACCCTCGCCTCCGCTACAGTGGCTGCTGCCGTCTGGTCCCGGCCCAGGTAGCgtcgataaatattttcaacaagaGTATGAAGAACGCATTGAACTACTCCCTCCTGAATGTCAGCCTTCTTATTGTCCCCCTCCACAAGCTTGTCCGCAACAACATTGTGAATATCGACCTCAGCCTCAGCAACAACCCCAACATTCGTGGGAAACACAAGAGTATGCTAGCGCACCGCAGCCGACTCCTGGACCCTCAGGAATACCTAAACGAGAGCCTTATCCTAGTCCAGCCAGCGACAGGCCTGTTCAGTTAGCCGAATTTAACCAGTCCACGAGTAAAGGTCACGAAATTCTTTCTCAAGTATATCAGCAGAGCGCTCAACCCCTTCGATTAGTTGCTGTTAAACCTCGCAAGTATCCTAATCGTCCGAGCAAGACGCCTGTTCACGAGCGGCCTTACGCCTGTCCTGTGGAAGGATGCGATCGCAGATTTTCACGATCGGACGAGCTGACGAGGCACATACGCATTCACACAGGCCAAAAACCGTTCCAGTGTCGCATCTGCATGCGCTCGTTCAGTCGATCTGACCATTTGACGACGCATGTGAGAACGCATACAGGTGAAAAACCCTTTGCTTGCGATGTATGTGGACGTAAATTCGCAAGGTCGGACGAGAAAAAACGCCATGCAAAAGTGCATTTGAAGCAACGACTGAAACGGGAGCGCGGTGGAGGCGGACCAACGCACCACCACGAGCCGCACCCGCACGCGCCGCTCTAG
- the LOC125066927 gene encoding protein TAPT1 homolog, with amino-acid sequence MTLKNEDYQEHTKRLRFKSITNIQQCPGDSIDKTGKEIKNKDGDKSASLFAFLHVELTRGYLLEHDEERFSARREKVYSFIKIPQELEKFMAYGFFQCADSLLFVYTFLPLRFVMAFWSFINRLFRQCFGFYSRKTILKPAETCDVLKGFILLICSILMCYIDTNMMYHLVKSQSVMKLYIFYNMLEVGDRLFSAFGQDTIDAMFWTATEPRDRKREHLGLIPHLLFAMTYVFLHSLLVLFQATTLNVAFNSNNKSLLIIMMSNNFVELKGSVFKKFDKNNLFQVSCSDVRERLHLSVLLFIVVLQTMKEYMWKEERFWILAPDCVLVLTFEVIIDWVKHAFITRFNEVPYGVYREYTVSLAYDVAQTRQKYAFSDHSDLVARRMGFIPLPLGVVITRVLVHAVKVDGLAAVLLIFIAYLCLISIRVLVSIVILGKACDLITQHQSEKCDSHHTTPKREQKDSKEFPYTQKIPEAESTEKKPVQLKFLIPENVMIEPLVDASAGAAAIFSNSAIDLNGVCYLNDKMNVQVKQEPAEYIEPDLDVSRSAPDIKAAAAANEDSVERPQSPDADGLKRRAESEPNLAKNDDQEAT; translated from the exons ATGACGTTAAAAAATGAAGATTATCAAGAGCATACTAAAAGGTTACGTTTTAAGAGTATAACAAATATTCAACAATGCCCGGGTGATAGCATTGACAAAACtggaaaagaaattaaaaataaag ATGGAGATAAAAGTGCTTCTCTCTTTGCATTTTTGCACGTCGAACTCACAAGAGGGTATTTATTGGAACACGATGAAGAAAGATTCTCTGCCCGGAGAGAGaaagtttattcatttattaaaattcctcAAGAATTAGAAAAATTCATGGCTTATGGATTTTTCCAATGTGCAGATtctttgttatttgtttatacattcTTGCCTTTAAGATTTGTAATGGCATTTTGGTCATTCATTAATAGACTTTTTAGGCAATGTTTTGG attttattCTAGAAAAACCATACTTAAGCCAGCTGAGACATGTGATGTACTGAAAGGATTCATTTTACTAATATGTAGTATATTAATGTGCTATATAGACACTAATATGATGTATCACTTAGTGAAGAGTCAAAGTGTGATGAAGttgtatatattctataacatGTTAGAGGTAGGAGATAGATTGTTCTCTGCCTTTGGACAAGACACAATCGATGCTATGTTCTGGACAGCCACTGAGCCTAGAGACAGGAAGAGAGAACATCTTGGTCTCATTCCACATTTACTTTTTGCTATGACTTATGTCT TTCTCCACAGCTTACTAGTGTTGTTCCAAGCCACAACACTAAATGTAgcttttaattctaataataaaagtcTTCTGATAATTATGATGTCAAATAAT tttgttGAATTAAAAGGAAGCGTTTTCAAAAAATTTGACAAGAACAATCTCTTTCAAGTTTCGTGCAGTGATGTACGAGAACGACTTCATTTATCGGTGCTGCTTTTCATTGTGGTGCTTCAGACTATGAAAGAGTACATGTGGAAAGAAGAAAGGTTCTGGATATTAGCCCCTGACTGTGTGCTTGTTCTTACTTTTGAGGTCATCATTGACTGGGTGAAACATGCATTCATTACCAG GTTTAATGAAGTTCCTTATGGAGTGTATAGAGAATACACAGTTAGTTTGGCATATGATGTTGCGCAGACTCGGCAGAAGTATGCGTTCAGTGACCACTCGGATCTAGTTGCTCGGAGGATGGGTTTCATTCCACTGCCTCTTGGAGTTGTCATAACGAGGGTTTTAGTGCATGCGGTCAAAGTTGACGG ATTAGCAGCGGTGCTATTAATATTCATAGCATACTtgtgtctaatatcaataaGAGTGCTCGTATCTATCGTTATACTCGGAAAAGCTTGTGATCTAATTACACAACACCAGAGTGAGAAATGTGACAGTCACCACACCACGCCTAAacg GGAACAAAAAGATTCAAAAGAATTCCCATACACTCAAAAGATTCCTGAAGCGGAGTCGACAGAAAAAAAGCCAGTACAGCTTAAGTTTCTTATACCGGAGAATGTGATG ATCGAACCGCTAGTAGATGCATCAGCTGGGGCGGCGGCCATTTTCTCGAATAGTGCAATAGACTTGAACGGAGTTTGCTATCTTAATGACAAAATGAATGTCCAAGTTAAGCAGGAACCAGCGGAGTACATCGAACCTGATCTG GACGTCAGCCGCAGCGCTCCGGATATAAAAGCTGCGGCGGCCGCCAATGAAGATTCAGTGGAGCGCCCGCAGTCTCCCGACGCGGACGGGCTCAAGAGGCGCGCGGAGTCCGAGCCGAACCTCGCCAAGAACGACGACCAAGAGGCTACGTAA
- the LOC125066672 gene encoding early growth response protein 3-like isoform X2, giving the protein MGTDVEPPNGPHLLSLADVGALGFDCALKPAPALTTGGAPADLNTPVTTSDLPAFFPSLLEPPPISGTLPGDELSLGCSPRRHKHEASLSPGARAEDASNASSASASLYATPMGGKRAPSPPLQWLLPSGPGPGSVDKYFQQEYEERIELLPPECQPSYCPPPQACPQQHCEYRPQPQQQPQHSWETQEYASAPQPTPGPSGIPKREPYPSPASDRPVQLAEFNQSTSKGHEILSQVYQQSAQPLRLVAVKPRKYPNRPSKTPVHERPYACPVEGCDRRFSRSDELTRHIRIHTGQKPFQCRICMRSFSRSDHLTTHVRTHTGEKPFACDVCGRKFARSDEKKRHAKVHLKQRLKRERGGGGPTHHHEPHPHAPL; this is encoded by the exons ATGGGCACCGACGTGGAGCCCCCGAACGGCCCGCACCTTCTCTCGTTGGCGGATGTAGGAGCTCTCGGCTTCGACTGTGCACTCAAGCCGGCGCCAGCACTGACGACCGGCGGCGCACCGGCCGACCTCAACACGCCCGTCACCACATCGGATCTGCCCGCTTTCTTCCCGAGTCTGCTCGAGCCTCCACCTATATCAG GTACTTTGCCAGGCGATGAGTTGTCGCTGGGATGTTCGCCGCGGCGACACAAACATGAGGCTTCATTGTCTCCCGGTGCGCGCGCCGAGGACGCCAGTAATGCGTCAAGCGCAAGCGCCTCGCTATATGCAACACCGATGGGTGGCAAACGCGCACCCTCGCCTCCGCTACAGTGGCTGCTGCCGTCTGGTCCCGGCCCAGGTAGCgtcgataaatattttcaacaagaGTATGAAGAACGCATTGAACTACTCCCTCCTGAATGTCAGCCTTCTTATTGTCCCCCTCCACAAGCTTGTCCGCAACAACATTGTGAATATCGACCTCAGCCTCAGCAACAACCCCAACATTCGTGGGAAACACAAGAGTATGCTAGCGCACCGCAGCCGACTCCTGGACCCTCAGGAATACCTAAACGAGAGCCTTATCCTAGTCCAGCCAGCGACAGGCCTGTTCAGTTAGCCGAATTTAACCAGTCCACGAGTAAAGGTCACGAAATTCTTTCTCAAGTATATCAGCAGAGCGCTCAACCCCTTCGATTAGTTGCTGTTAAACCTCGCAAGTATCCTAATCGTCCGAGCAAGACGCCTGTTCACGAGCGGCCTTACGCCTGTCCTGTGGAAGGATGCGATCGCAGATTTTCACGATCGGACGAGCTGACGAGGCACATACGCATTCACACAGGCCAAAAACCGTTCCAGTGTCGCATCTGCATGCGCTCGTTCAGTCGATCTGACCATTTGACGACGCATGTGAGAACGCATACAGGTGAAAAACCCTTTGCTTGCGATGTATGTGGACGTAAATTCGCAAGGTCGGACGAGAAAAAACGCCATGCAAAAGTGCATTTGAAGCAACGACTGAAACGGGAGCGCGGTGGAGGCGGACCAACGCACCACCACGAGCCGCACCCGCACGCGCCGCTCTAG